One Microbacterium sp. zg-B96 genomic region harbors:
- a CDS encoding SDR family NAD(P)-dependent oxidoreductase, with protein sequence MDLGLDQRVVIVTGASAGIGRASAEILVQEGARVVAVARSEERLEAFATTLRQAGGQVLTVAADVSEEASSERIRDAALEAFGHIDGVINAAGLSTGEHLRAFSDDSWSEAYRVNTLSAVRLSMACAPTMQAAGWGRIITIGSTAGRDPDPRFASYGAAKAALMHATRAMSRSYAKYGITANCVMPGLTRSESVISGYASAAEHMGVSAEDVEKRMLQLQPIAMGRTGEPAEVARTVVFLCSEASSWTTGVAIAVDGGTIRDLP encoded by the coding sequence ATGGACCTCGGACTCGACCAGCGCGTCGTGATCGTCACGGGCGCGAGCGCCGGGATCGGCCGCGCCAGCGCGGAGATCCTCGTACAGGAGGGGGCTCGCGTCGTCGCGGTCGCCCGCAGTGAAGAGCGGCTGGAGGCCTTCGCGACGACGCTGCGGCAGGCCGGCGGGCAGGTCCTCACCGTCGCCGCCGATGTGTCGGAGGAGGCATCGAGCGAGCGGATCCGCGATGCCGCACTCGAAGCGTTCGGCCACATCGACGGCGTGATCAACGCCGCCGGACTCTCGACCGGGGAGCATCTGCGCGCCTTCTCCGACGACTCGTGGTCGGAGGCATACCGCGTGAACACGCTCAGCGCGGTCCGGCTGTCGATGGCCTGCGCGCCCACGATGCAAGCGGCCGGCTGGGGGCGCATCATCACCATCGGGTCCACCGCAGGGCGGGACCCCGACCCGCGTTTCGCGTCGTACGGGGCAGCCAAAGCCGCCCTCATGCACGCCACCCGGGCGATGTCGCGGTCATACGCCAAGTACGGGATTACGGCCAATTGCGTCATGCCGGGGCTCACGCGCAGCGAGAGTGTCATTTCGGGCTACGCTTCGGCGGCCGAGCACATGGGCGTCTCCGCAGAGGATGTCGAGAAGCGGATGCTGCAGCTGCAGCCGATCGCGATGGGGCGCACGGGGGAGCCGGCAGAGGTCGCCCGCACCGTCGTGTTCCTGTGCTCAGAAGCGTCGAGCTGGACCACCGGGGTCGCCATCGCGGTCGACGGGGGAACCATCCGCGACCTGCCCTGA